The Leptolyngbya sp. 'hensonii' region GGCCTGAGAGAAAAGTCATGAATGCCACAAAGCTGAGCATGAGAAAGTCATGGGTTGCTTGGGTTTTAGCCTGTTCCGTTGGATTGTAAGCCTCCGTGAGCAATGTAGAGGACCCAATAAACATAAAATTCCAGCCAATCCCCAGCAATAACAATGCCCCAAAAAAGTGCACTGCTTCCGTCCCAGCCAGATTGATCCCAATACACAAGCCATTCAGGAAGATCCCGATTAAGATCATCGTCAATACCCCAAACCGGGTAATCAGGTAGCCCGTAAACAGGGACGGTGTAAACATGCCCAACACATGCCACTGGATGACAGCAGCGGTGGTGTGAAAAGGATGATGAACGGCAGTCATGGCCAGGGGCGTTGCCGTCATCAACAGGACCATAACGCCATACCCAATCATGCTGCCCATTACTGCCACAATAAACACTGGCTGTTGCACGATCGTCCCTAATTCCCGTTTACTGTCCTGTTGGTTCTGTTGTAGCAATGGGGGGAGTTCAATCAGGCTGAGGATCAGCAGGGTAAGGAGTTGCAGCAGGGCGATCGTCCCTAATCCCCCTGTGAAGGTGACCGGCAGCAGATTTTTAGTCCAGGTAGCTAGGGCAGGGCCAAGGAAGGCAGCAAGGATGCCACCTGCGATGACAAAGGAAATGGCGCGAGAGCGGAAGGATTCGGTTGCCACATCTGCAGCCGCAAAGCGGTAGTAACTGACAAACCCGTTAAAAATGCCATACAGCAGCGTTGCCCCATTGAACAGGACAAAGCTGTGATCGAGGATGGCATAAGTTCCCAAAACTGCACCGCTCAAGCCCAACAATGCCCCCACCATGAAACCGAGCTTACGCCCCCACCACTTCAAAAGAAAGGCAGCAGGAATTGTGGTCAGCATCGTGGCCAGTTGCAGCAGTGCCAGGGGTAATGTGGCCAGAGACTTGTCTGTAGCCAGGCTAGCTCCG contains the following coding sequences:
- a CDS encoding MFS transporter, which codes for MTPVKKTVFLLVLCQALAVTGNIVLFTIAALIGASLATDKSLATLPLALLQLATMLTTIPAAFLLKWWGRKLGFMVGALLGLSGAVLGTYAILDHSFVLFNGATLLYGIFNGFVSYYRFAAADVATESFRSRAISFVIAGGILAAFLGPALATWTKNLLPVTFTGGLGTIALLQLLTLLILSLIELPPLLQQNQQDSKRELGTIVQQPVFIVAVMGSMIGYGVMVLLMTATPLAMTAVHHPFHTTAAVIQWHVLGMFTPSLFTGYLITRFGVLTMILIGIFLNGLCIGINLAGTEAVHFFGALLLLGIGWNFMFIGSSTLLTEAYNPTEQAKTQATHDFLMLSFVAFMTFLSGRLLNDWGWAVVNYTGLVLIAIAFIAVLYLRQWRSL